A stretch of the Sulfurihydrogenibium subterraneum DSM 15120 genome encodes the following:
- a CDS encoding NYN domain-containing protein: MNKKIYNNQRVAVFVDIQNLYYSARDTFNRKVNFESILQKTVGDRILVRAFAYIVKLHGVDQKGFINTLKHIGYQVREKEPKIFKRLDEEGNLWTTIKADWDMGIAIDAISLADKIDVAILTTGDGDFKDLVKYLQTKGVKVEIAAFKQTTAKELIEVADEFIDLNVFGEDIFL; the protein is encoded by the coding sequence TGTGTTTGTGGACATACAAAACCTTTATTACTCTGCAAGGGACACTTTTAACAGAAAAGTAAATTTTGAAAGTATTCTTCAAAAAACAGTTGGAGATAGAATATTAGTTAGAGCTTTTGCTTACATCGTAAAACTTCACGGAGTTGACCAAAAAGGCTTTATAAACACTTTAAAACATATTGGGTATCAAGTTAGAGAAAAAGAGCCTAAAATATTCAAAAGGTTAGACGAAGAAGGAAACCTTTGGACAACTATTAAAGCAGACTGGGATATGGGAATTGCTATAGATGCAATCTCACTGGCGGATAAAATTGATGTAGCCATTCTTACAACTGGAGACGGAGATTTTAAAGACCTTGTAAAATACCTTCAAACAAAAGGTGTAAAAGTAGAGATAGCAGCGTTTAAACAAACAACAGCAAAGGAGCTGATAGAAGTTGCAGACGAATTTATAGATTTAAATGTCTTTGGTGAAGACATATTCCTGTGA